The following DNA comes from Brassica oleracea var. oleracea cultivar TO1000 chromosome C5, BOL, whole genome shotgun sequence.
AACTTATATATTTATGCACTACAAGAAACGTCCATTGGGACGACTACCATGATAGTTTTTTCTGGGTTGAAGTCTTATAGTATACATAGTTATGACATTAACTAAAACAATACTAGGAATGATGACTAAGGAACGAAGAAAAATTATGTATTCTTTAATATTTCTAAAAAAAATTTATTATTAATAATGAATAATTTTTCTTTTCCATTCTTCTTCGTTATTTTTGTTGTACAGAAATATAAAACATATTTGTTTTTGTTTTTGTTTTTTGTAAACGAAATGATTAAATCCGGATTTATTAAAGATACATACCTAACTTCCGGGTAGGAAGTGCAGCCCACGGATAGATCTTCTCGTGGATATTCAAATGGACTGAAATGCAGTAACTCATATCCGTGGAAGATGACCAGAAAAATGTAACTTAGTTTCGCGTAGCACGTGGATCGAAGCTGAAATATGGTGACATCCCAAGCTCTTCCTCTTATCATTTGACCACAACCTCCCAGTCTAAAACATATTTTTTCCCTGAATATGATAAGGAATAATAATTCATCTTCCTTCCTTGTTTGAACAACTCAACTCCGTTCTTATAATTTTATTCATGTCCATTTTTTTCCTATTTGTACATAATGTCCATGTGATTGTTACCAATCGGACCCACTATATCTATGATATTCATAGAAAAATAAAAATGGCACAGTTTTTTTATGTAACTTTAATGGCACAGATTTGGTTTACAAATTATAACCGATATATAACTAAAAGAGAAAAAAGACAAAAATAGCACTAAATTAAGTTTTTGTTCCCAAACTAGCACTCAAGGTCAAAAGTCACAAAAGTAGCACTTAATGTTTTATCAAAAGTCACAAACTTATGGTTTAGAGTTAAAGGGTGGGGTTTAGGATTTAGGGTTTAGGGTTTAGGGTTTAGAGTTTAGGGTTTAGGGTTTAGAGTTTAGGGTTTAGAGTTTACGGTTTAGGGTTTAGAGTTTAGGTTTAGAGTTTAAGGTTTAGGGTTTAGAGTTGAGAAATGAGGTTTTGGGGATAAGATTTCAAATTTTGAAAAATGAAAAAATTAAAATTTTCAAAGGATAAACTTAGAAATGTGCTATTTTGGTCATTTTAGTTTTGGAGTGCTATTTTTGTGATATAAACTTAGAAAAGTGCTATTTTGGAGATTTGCCCTAACTAAAATCTAAAATACACATTTCAGATATACGTTTAATCATATATATATATATATATATAATTAATGTATATGTATACTTTTTCCAGGTATTTATCTCTTTAAGTGGAGTAATGCATTAATATTTAGGAAGGCCGTGTGGTACCACTCCACTCATGGCCGGAAAACAGCAGTACACTACCCTTATCTCGTTTAACTCCAATAAATAATTGAACATTATAAAACTATGTAAAATAGAATCAATTTCATTTCCCAACAAATACCATTTCCAAATTAATACGAATGCAAATTCCCGAAGCTTTAAAAAGGAGAAATTGCACCCTTTATACAACAAAAAAAACATAAATACAGTAACTAACTAAAACTCTCCTCTCTCTCCTACTTTCTCTTCCTATCTCTCTCTACTCTCTTTTCCAAAATCTAATTTTTCATTAATTTTGGTTATTTGATAAATAAACCCTTAAAAAAGAGATTTTTTCCTTCTACTTCTTCTTTCAAAATTATTAATGTACAGAACAGAATTATGGAATACCTACCCAAAAAATATTGTATGTTTTTGATTAATGTATGATTTATTGGCAAAACAGCTACAGAGTCGAGAAACTATTTGATTTATTAAGAGCGTTTACTAATTACCTATCTTAATCCACAATTAATCTTAGATCAAATCATCATGCAACATTCAGTCCTTTGCGGACCAAAGTGAGATGTATATCATCTCTTATCTCTCACTACAAGACAAAACAATCACGAGAATACCTCTTTCCCTTCTCCAAAATCTAATCCTCCCATGGAGTCTCCTCCCGTCTTCTCCTCCTCCTCAGATCTCTCCTAAATTCACACACACAAAGCCATGTCTTACCTTCTTCGCTCCGAACCCGTCTCTCGGATCCACCCGGAGCCTCAGCCCTTAGACGACATCGACCACTTCGACCATCTCCCCGACTCTCTCCTCCTCCTCATCTTCGATAAAGTCGCCGACGTCAAAGATCTCGGCCGCTGCTGCATCGTCTCCCGCAGATTCCACTCCCTCGTCCCTTTCGTCGAGAACGTCCTCGTCCGCGTCGACTGCGTCATCTCCGACGACGACGATCGTCGTTTCTCGCTAAACACCGCATCGATCTCCGACGCCTCCGCCGGTGGCTCCTTCTCCGCCTTGTTCCGCCTCGTCTTCGCTCCGATCTTCAAGCCGTTTCAAGCGCTGGGACAGTTCCTAGGGCCGAGACGATCGTTATCGTCTCTCGAGGACGAGACTGATCAGAGCGGCGTCACGCACCACTCGCCGACGCAGGTTCTGAAAAACTTCGCCGAGATTCGGTTTCTGAGGATCGAACTGCCGACGGGGGAGCTGGGGATCGAAGACGGTATCTTGCTGAAGTGGAGAGCTGACTTCGGATCCACGCTTGATAACTGCATGATACTCGGCGCGTCTTCCGTGACTCGGTCGAGTTCAGATCTCGAGAGTCCTCTTCTTGATGACGACAATGGTAACATACCTGAGTCGTTCTACACTAACGGAGGACTTAAGCTCCGTGTTGTCTGGACGATCAGCTCATTAATCGCCGCCTCGGCTCGGCATTATCTTCTTCAACCGATCATAACCGAGCACAAGACGTTGGATCGTCTTGTTCTGTCTGACGCTGATGGGCAGGGTGTCCTGTCTATGAACCGAGAACAGCTTGAGGAGCTTAGGGTGACTCCTTTGTCCGCTTCTTCAGCTTCGAAGCGGACGCTTGTGCCGGCGTTGAACATGAGGCTGTGGTATGCGCCGCAGTTGGATTTACCTGATGGCACTGTTCTGACAGGTGCGACGTTGGTGGCTATTAGGCCGAGCGAGTCGAAGAAGGAAGTTTGTGATGCTTCTTGGTTGGCTGATGCATTTGAGGAACCGTTTGGGACCGCTGCGAGGATGTTGATCAAGAGGAGGACTTATTGTCTGGAGATGAACTCGTTTTGATTTGGGCACTACGACGGTTTCAGGTATAACACATTGTGGCATATGTTTTGTTATGCTTCTCTGCCTTGCTCGTTAGAACTAGAAATGATCTCAATTCAAACAAATTTGATCACCACTGAGATGATACAAGAATCAGTCTTGAGGGGTTATATTTTGTCTATATGTTCTTTGAATTGTTTTCATTTCGGTGATCATGTTAATGGACATGGGGATGGTGTTAACGTTGTTTATCAATGACGTTTTTACAGATAGGGAGAGCAAGCAAGTCCACGTATATTGGAGAATGAAGGAAAGAAAAGAGAAGAAACAAAAAGATCACAAATGTACTAAATTGCAACAACTCTCTGGCTTTTGATGCAAAGGAGTTTCCAATCGAAGGTTCTATAAGGGATGCAGGAGGATTAAGAAACTGAAGTACGCAAATTGTACATATACCGCTTGTAGAAGAAGAATGTGAATGAGCAAGAACATGTGTTTTGTGGTCTGTGTTTAAAGGCGTTGAAAGGACATGTTAGGATGGGAAGGAATTATGTTACATACGAGTTTGTAATAAATTATTTTCAGCTTTATTACGATGCCTCGATGTTTTTTTTTTTGCTTCTCATATCTCTGTTTTGATCTATGCACTCGTTTGACTTTGTGGTTTGCATGAACCGTATCAATCATCTCTAAACTGAAAAATGTAACCTAGAAGCTCCTTACTATGTAGTCAACAGAATGAGGATGACTAGACAAACCTTGGACCTTGGACCTTGGTCCCAGTTTTATGCAAATTACATGACAAATAAATGAAAACACAGAAAGATGAATATATTTGAGATAACAAAACAAACATTTTCGTTACATTAACACATTTTCTCATCAAACAACAACACATTCCTCGCAGTCTGAACAGGTTACACATCCACTCAGGGTTATGATTGCCATGGAAGATCAAAAGATAAGGTTCGGCCTGCACATACATCTGTCTTTCGTCAATTTCTTCCGCTGCATTTTTAATTTCAAGAAACATTTCACAGATCAGCTTTATATCTTGATGAAGGTATATATAATTACCAATCAAGATGTTAAAAACACATTATGAATCTTAAACAACTGAAGTCTGCAAGTAATGTATAAGCATTGGAGTGTAAACATTATATTCAGCCTTCACACAAAATAGTCTATGGAACTCGTTT
Coding sequences within:
- the LOC106294867 gene encoding F-box protein At1g30200, with product MSYLLRSEPVSRIHPEPQPLDDIDHFDHLPDSLLLLIFDKVADVKDLGRCCIVSRRFHSLVPFVENVLVRVDCVISDDDDRRFSLNTASISDASAGGSFSALFRLVFAPIFKPFQALGQFLGPRRSLSSLEDETDQSGVTHHSPTQVLKNFAEIRFLRIELPTGELGIEDGILLKWRADFGSTLDNCMILGASSVTRSSSDLESPLLDDDNGNIPESFYTNGGLKLRVVWTISSLIAASARHYLLQPIITEHKTLDRLVLSDADGQGVLSMNREQLEELRVTPLSASSASKRTLVPALNMRLWYAPQLDLPDGTVLTGATLVAIRPSESKKEVCDASWLADAFEEPFGTAARMLIKRRTYCLEMNSF